From one Suricata suricatta isolate VVHF042 chromosome 8, meerkat_22Aug2017_6uvM2_HiC, whole genome shotgun sequence genomic stretch:
- the TNFRSF9 gene encoding tumor necrosis factor receptor superfamily member 9 isoform X2 — protein sequence MQDFIMGSGYYNIMATVLLVVNLERSRSMQDSCSKCPAGVFRTKKMCSPTSNAECECISGFHCLGERCAMCEQDCKQGQELTKEGCKDCFFGTFNDQKHGMCRPWKNCSQDGKSVLVNGTKESDAVCGPALADFSPGTTSATLPVPATDPGHAPQVIIFFLALMSVAVLFLVFILALRISIVKHGRKKLLYLFKQPFMRPVQRAQEEDACSCRFPEEEEGERQL from the exons ATGCAAGATTTCATCATGGGCAGTGGCTACTACAACATCATGGCTACTGTGTTGTTGGTCGTGAATTTGGAGAGGTCAAGATCAATGCAGGATTCCTGTAGCAAATGCCCAGCTG GTGTTTTCAGGACCAAGAAAATGTGTTCCCCCACCAGCAATGCAGAGTGTGAGTGCATCTCGGGATTCCACTGCTTGGGGGAAAGGTGTGCCATGTGTGAGCAGGATTGCAAACAAGGCCAAGAATTAACCAAAGAGG GTTGTAAAGACTGCTTCTTTGGGACATTTAATGACCAGAAACATGGGATGTGTCGACCCTGGAAAAA CTGCTCACAGGATGGCAAGTCCGTACTTGTGAACGGGACCAAGGAGAGTGACGCGGTGTGTGGCCCAGCTTTGGCCGACTTCTCTCCGGGCACGACCTCTGCCACCCTGCCTGTCCCTGCAACAGACCCAG GTCATGCCCCCCAGGTCATCATCTTCTTCCTCGCACTGATGTCGGTTGCCGTGCTGTTCCTGGTGTTCATCCTGGCTCTCCGCATCTCTATCGTTAAACATGGCAGAAAGAAACTCCTGTATTTATTCAAACAAC CGTTTATGAGACCAGTACAAAGGGCGCAAGAGGAAGATGCCTGTAGCTGTCgattcccagaagaagaagagggagagcgTCAGCTGTGA
- the TNFRSF9 gene encoding tumor necrosis factor receptor superfamily member 9 isoform X1, translating to MQDFIMGSGYYNIMATVLLVVNLERSRSMQDSCSKCPAGTFCGGNKSQICIPCPSNSFSSTSGQRACNLCRQCAGVFRTKKMCSPTSNAECECISGFHCLGERCAMCEQDCKQGQELTKEGCKDCFFGTFNDQKHGMCRPWKNCSQDGKSVLVNGTKESDAVCGPALADFSPGTTSATLPVPATDPGHAPQVIIFFLALMSVAVLFLVFILALRISIVKHGRKKLLYLFKQPFMRPVQRAQEEDACSCRFPEEEEGERQL from the exons ATGCAAGATTTCATCATGGGCAGTGGCTACTACAACATCATGGCTACTGTGTTGTTGGTCGTGAATTTGGAGAGGTCAAGATCAATGCAGGATTCCTGTAGCAAATGCCCAGCTG GTACTTTCTGTGGGGGGAACAAGAGTCAGATCTGCATTCCATGCCCTTCAAATAGTTTCTCCAGCACCAGTGGACAAAGGGCGTGCAACCTATGCAGGCAGTGTGCAG GTGTTTTCAGGACCAAGAAAATGTGTTCCCCCACCAGCAATGCAGAGTGTGAGTGCATCTCGGGATTCCACTGCTTGGGGGAAAGGTGTGCCATGTGTGAGCAGGATTGCAAACAAGGCCAAGAATTAACCAAAGAGG GTTGTAAAGACTGCTTCTTTGGGACATTTAATGACCAGAAACATGGGATGTGTCGACCCTGGAAAAA CTGCTCACAGGATGGCAAGTCCGTACTTGTGAACGGGACCAAGGAGAGTGACGCGGTGTGTGGCCCAGCTTTGGCCGACTTCTCTCCGGGCACGACCTCTGCCACCCTGCCTGTCCCTGCAACAGACCCAG GTCATGCCCCCCAGGTCATCATCTTCTTCCTCGCACTGATGTCGGTTGCCGTGCTGTTCCTGGTGTTCATCCTGGCTCTCCGCATCTCTATCGTTAAACATGGCAGAAAGAAACTCCTGTATTTATTCAAACAAC CGTTTATGAGACCAGTACAAAGGGCGCAAGAGGAAGATGCCTGTAGCTGTCgattcccagaagaagaagagggagagcgTCAGCTGTGA